Genomic DNA from Manihot esculenta cultivar AM560-2 chromosome 15, M.esculenta_v8, whole genome shotgun sequence:
ACCTCATTTTaggtaaaatttttgaaaaaattaaaaatatactaaaaaataaaaaaataataatatcttaCCACACCTATGAAGTGTGGTAaggtattatattatatatatatatatatattaaaattaatttatactataatgtttaaaatttaataaaacttacaatttaatctaaatttttaaaataataaataatttaatttttaaatttttattttattagtaaaatatttattctcttaaatttactgtcattcataaaaaaataattaaattttgaactctttcaatatatataaacaCATTTTATAAGAGCATTATGTTAAATATTTGCTTTGTTGTATAAACCCTTAAATCTgacttttaatttatattaagatatttatattaattttatattaaatatttttccacttgaatctttaatttttaaatttattatttttcaatttatatcaaatattttaatataattttgtattaaatttttttactatgttaaagtaataaattactttttttaatataaaaattaaattattataaaaaataaaattcaaataattaaattattatagttacataataaaatagtattcattaagtatatatttttatcatgttaatataaataatttaacttttaagtgtttgtattttattttttttattttatacatcTATAGgtgattatatattttaaaaaaatttataaattttataaaaaaatttattatattaataaaatttaaaaaaatatttaatataagactgtaataaaatattttaatataaattaaaaattagtaatttaGAAGTTAAGGTTTGAatcataagaaaaaaatttaataaaaatctactataaatattttaatataaattaaaactttaaaatttaaaatttaaaaatttatataaaagtaaatatttaatataaaattgctataaaatgttttgatatatATTAAAAGGGTGGagagtatatttatttttttatgaataacagtaaatttagagaataaattttttatttataaaataaaattttaaaaattaagttatttattatttaaaaagtttaaaattaaattataaattttattaaattttaaagatcataatattacattaattttaatatatgtatatatatataaaatatcttaCCCCACTTCATAAATGCGTTATGGTATTAATTTTATAAGCACagtatttaattctttttatttattttaaaagtcaAGTGTACTTTTAAAATATGGTAAGTTTTACCGCATTTTAACGGTGGTAGTCTCTAAATTCACCTTGATTTGAGAAGAAATTATTTCTCGAATCAGGGGTTtaggaattaattttttaaaagaccCTTATTAAGGGAAAAACCCTAATTTAGCGGTGAGGAACCGAATCATGAACCAATTACTATGTATATatcaattttgataatttaattcaaattaatacaaaataattttctaaaagatcatatcttttaattatttatttatagaattaatattaataattttcgcATTATtgcttaattattttatttcttaataaaataaatatacttataaaaaatatctctgtttagacaaaaaaaaaaaaaaacataattcaATTGAGTTTTTATAATTATgcataattttactttttttaattaaaagataaattctttcaacataagaaaaataaattatttaaattaaattctcatACACTATTTGACATGATTCGTTCTTgtaaaatcatgcatattttattttatttgaaaataaaaaattttataaattaaaaaatatttttttaaaataaaaaataattaaattaaattcttgtgaaattttgaatttcaaataaaaggaaaaatttttaataattgagaATATGGCTGTATAAGatataaagatatatatatagagagagagagagcttctaATAATTGGATTTCTTTTATGAGAACATAATGTTTTAATTCAAATCAACTTCAAAATTAAAGTGTCTTTTTGAAGAGAATGAGCACAACTTTTTGTTATGaacttttttattgtttaaatacatattttagttgtatatatatatatatagttcttagaataaatatttacataaatacAAATACTGAATGGtttaaaaagggaaaaaagaaaattccttGTGTTGTGCGGAAAGTAGCCTTGCTCTTTACATGGGATATAAGCAAACAAAAATTTtgcataatattaattaataaaacccaatatttaaatttaaaatataaaccaAACCAACCTTTGGATTCTATTTTACTCTATGGGGCCAGAGGTAATTGAAACAAAATGATAAGTAATGATCTATGAGGAACAAATTTTCTAATTCCATATTACTTGCTTGTTGCTTCATGGCCCTCTCCCACCCTACTTTTGTTTATACATACTTTCGGCATCAATTATGGAAATAAAAGTGAAATTTGATTCCAAATTGCTTCTCCTTTCACAGAAAGCAATGGCGTATGGAAATGAGAACCAATTCAGCCCATGTTCATGCTTCGGATATAAGCTGAAATTAGATTAAATCACAAGCTTAAATAAACtcctttaaaaatgaaaaacacAAATCAGTTTCACAAGTATGTCTGCTTGGGGAATTCTATATATAGCACCAGCAGAAGGTGAATTCAGGCATCAACCGGGCTTGTTCCTTTTCTCCTTTCGTCTATCATTAATTAAAGACAAGTATGAAGATCTTATTTATCAGTCTTCTCGCCTTCATTTTAGTTATCATACAAGCAAATGCAGCAACAGAAAATTTCTGGTGCAGCAACCCAGGAACCCGATGTTATGGCAAGTATGTGAGGTGCCCTGATGAATGCCCCAGCACTTCCTCACAAAACCCCAAGGCTAAAGTTTGCTATGTCAACTGTAACAATCCACATTGCAAGCCCGAGTGCAAACGTAAGCTAGCTAACTGTTCTTTCATTTCAGATTATTGGGGATCATTACATTGAACTAATACAGTGAAACATATGTGTTTGATACTTTCAGGTCGCAAACCAGATTGTAACACCCCAGGATCGTCATGCTATGACCCCCGTTTTATTGGTGGTGATGGTGTTGTTTTCTATTTCCATGGCAAGAGCAATGAGAATTTCAACTTGGTATCAGATTCCAATCTCCATATTAATGGACGCTTCATTGGCCATAGGCCAGCAGGCAGAACCCGGGACTTCACTTGGATTCAAGCCCTGGGCATCTTGTTCAACTCTTACACCTTCTCCCTTGAGGCCACAAAAGCAGCAACTTGGGATGGGGAAGATGACCATCTAAAATTCACCTACAATGGGCAAGATTTAGTCATTCCTGAAGGCTCCCTCTCCATCTGGTACTCCCCACAGAAAGATGTCAAAGTAGAGAGAGTATCAAGCAAGAACAGTGTCATAGTCACCTTGAAAGATACTGCAGAGATTTTGGTCAATGTGGTGCCAGTGACTAAAGAAGATGACAGAGTCCATAAGTACCAAGTACCAGCTAACGACTGCTTTGCCCATTTGGAGGTGCAATTTAGATTCTTTAACCTGTCCCCTATGGTTGATGGAGTGTTGGGCAGGACATACAGGCCTGATTTTGAGAACTCAGCAAAGCCTGGTGTGGCAATGCCAGTTCTGGGAGACGAAGAGAAATACAAAACCCCATCGCTTCTCTCTGCAAAATGCGAATCTTGCATCTTCTCTGAAGGCGGCTCAGAACAAAAGACCTCATCGATAATAGATTTTGGCACCTTGGACTGCACCCGCGGGGCGTCTGCAGGATATGGAATTGTTTGCAGGAAGTAGATGGCAAAGAAATCGTGGCTTACCAAAGTACAGAATAATAGAAGCTAGCGACTTCTAGTTAAATAAGTAATGGTGGCTGCCAATATATTTTcggttaaaaatttaaaagatgctTCCCCTGTTTTTTATGCATTTGGAAATTATGTTGAAGTCATTGTTTTGATATCTAGATGGTGTTTGTCATTTCATGAAATTCCACAATCACATATGTTCATACGGATTCTTAATAAATTGGGAATATATAAGTTTCAAATCCTTACCTAAAGCCTTCCACAGGATATCCAACCCTACCCCAATTTTGCTTGGTTTTCACTTGGCTTTCATATGCAAATATTTCCAACTGAGAGATGAATGTGTGTCATGTTTAATTTCCTACCGTATTTTCAGTTTTTGTCTAAATTTAACTCAGAAATTTTATTTTGCGGACTAAATCgagtttaaattgaaattttagaggtaatttattcaaaaagtttttaattttctttttaaaaattgatctgCTTccataaatacaaaaataaaattgacagtaggcaaatttgaaaaattattatcacTTATCTGTAATATAATGATCTTTACAAATGccatttatttttcctttacaTGGGACAGCAAGCAAGGTAGATCTTTACAAGAGCATTGCATGTCAAGTAAAAACCTGAAAAGGAATTATAGAACTGCCCACAGAAAACGAAGCATCCGAACACAAAACCAGCGAGCCACCCACCAGGAAAACTGAAATACTCATCCAAAAAGAAAAGCATAACATACTAAACCCAAAATCTATATATGCAGCCGCTACACatgctaaaaaaatttatttagtgaGTATCACGTGATATATGAATGATTAGAGATGGTAAGGGGTTGGTATTGTTAGCTACTCGATCCAACCGAGTGTTAAAAAGTAATAGATTTAGATAATTATAGTTGAGTTTGAtatgaattcaaatttaaaaattaatatttgaatcAAATTCAAATGTTATACATAGGTACTAATTACACAattcgtttatataaataattaatttaatataaaaatatatttttataataatatttataaattttttatatttttcatttaaaaatttaaatttaaatattttttaaaaatattaaatttttaaataaaaattattaataaaaaatatttatatataaattattaattaagataaataaaatttaaattttatttgaataataataattatatttgtaataaatttaaatagtttagattaatttttaatggaATTTGAGATGAAGTTTTAAATTCAGTTCAAATGCTAACCGATTACATCCTACGAATGGTGTTATACTCCCAACCATTAaaattggaaagaaaaaaatagtaacctactgatatttttatttatatgctATAGGAAAATAGCTTTTCGTCGTACCACATCATACTCTCCGTGTATTGCATCATTTCCCTTGTTTACCAGGCAAGAATATATATACATGTCCACTCACCCACATGGTCGCAGCACGTTATCTGGCCCTTTATTCGCTATACATGAATGTACAGATTGACATTGTCGAACCTTTCAGCTCTCTTCCAGCCACATCTGAAAATGTATCCATGTATTCTGTGTACGTGAATGCCAATTTGCAAGTATCGTACTTGTTTCCAATTTAAAACCATAGTTACTTGCATTGACCAAATTTAATGATCACATAATGTAATGGATCAGAAATTCAGAAACTTCGATTCCTTTGAGacagaaattaaatattaagaaatccCACTTGCGGAAAGAGTTTCTATAAAACAGAACTTGTGTTAGAAGCAAGTGCATGTACAGTTGGGCCATTGGAAAAGCAAAGCTATGGCGATCTCTAGCAGCAGCAACAGGTTATTCATCATTCTGCTGCTTTTTGTTTCTGGTGCATCAGAAATATATGCAGCTACTGTAACTTGCATCAGAAGAGGGCCTTGTTATCTCAAGAGGGTAAGTTGCCCAGCTCAGTGTCCAGATCTCTATCCAACCGACCCAAAAGCAAAAGCTTGCTATTTGAACTGCAATTCACCCATATGCATGCCTGAATGCAGAAGTAAGTTTATTTCTCTACAACTTTACGTAAATGAACTTATTCATTTCATGGGATATGGTAACTCTTTTATTTAACAAGTTTCTGTTTGTTGATTAATAGATCGAAAACCCAATTGCAATGCGCCTGGAGCAGCGTGCTTGGACCCTCGCTTCATCGGTGGAGATGGCATTGTCTTCTACTTCCATGGCAAGAGTAATGAGCATTTCAGCTTAGTGTCTGATCTCAACCTGCAAATCAATGCCCACTTCATTGGCCTCCGACCAGCAGGCAGAACCAGGGACTATACTTGGATTCAAGCCCTTGGTATCCTCTTTAATTCTCACACTTTCTCGCTTGAGGCCACCAAAGCAGAAAAATGGGATGATGAAATTGATCATCTAAGATTCACCCACAACGGCAAAGAGCTAGTGATACCAGAAGACCATTTATCTTCGTGGCAGTCCCCAGAAAGCAACATTAGAGTGGACAGAACGTCAAGCAAGAACAGTGTTCAAGTCACTATCCCGGACGTTGCAGAGATATCAGTGAATGTTGTGCCCGTAACTAGAAAAGATGATAGAATCCACAAC
This window encodes:
- the LOC110602552 gene encoding uncharacterized protein LOC110602552, which produces MKILFISLLAFILVIIQANAATENFWCSNPGTRCYGKYVRCPDECPSTSSQNPKAKVCYVNCNNPHCKPECKRRKPDCNTPGSSCYDPRFIGGDGVVFYFHGKSNENFNLVSDSNLHINGRFIGHRPAGRTRDFTWIQALGILFNSYTFSLEATKAATWDGEDDHLKFTYNGQDLVIPEGSLSIWYSPQKDVKVERVSSKNSVIVTLKDTAEILVNVVPVTKEDDRVHKYQVPANDCFAHLEVQFRFFNLSPMVDGVLGRTYRPDFENSAKPGVAMPVLGDEEKYKTPSLLSAKCESCIFSEGGSEQKTSSIIDFGTLDCTRGASAGYGIVCRK
- the LOC110602603 gene encoding uncharacterized protein LOC110602603, which gives rise to MAISSSSNRLFIILLLFVSGASEIYAATVTCIRRGPCYLKRVSCPAQCPDLYPTDPKAKACYLNCNSPICMPECRNRKPNCNAPGAACLDPRFIGGDGIVFYFHGKSNEHFSLVSDLNLQINAHFIGLRPAGRTRDYTWIQALGILFNSHTFSLEATKAEKWDDEIDHLRFTHNGKELVIPEDHLSSWQSPESNIRVDRTSSKNSVQVTIPDVAEISVNVVPVTRKDDRIHNYQIPSDDCFVHLEVQFKFYSLSSKVEGVLGRTYQTDFKNPAKPGVAMPVVGGENKYRTTSLLSADCGSCIFSPDGFLEQKEEAAVMDFGTLDCTGGSNGGYGIFCRK